ATAGTtttgtccttatgattaaataTGAAGCCCTTTTGATTAAATAATAGTATAtggtggtttttggttaaattaaaCTTTatccaagcccttttcattaaagctcccatTTTTTATTTCACACTTGACATCAAACAATACTTATTTCACACCacttgacacaaaaaaaaatacaaatatcaatttttttattgcaCACATGACCTTCAAAAATACTTGTTTCACATACTTGATCTTAAAAATATACTTAGTTTCACACTTGAACTtaaaaaatagataattttAGATACACcgaatttacaaattaaattaggTGTCAtttataagaaataagcacgtcaGCACGTcagtatttaaataataatttaatcatcaggAATcaaatcatttagtttacaaaatttatttaaaaatttaatctctttAACATTTCTTCTAAAAAATAATTACTTCACACTTTCACCACTTGACCTTTAaaaatagagtaaattgtagttataatctcttaactttaactcagttggagcaatggtccatcaactaaaaattcattaccattgctccctcaactcatcaaaacgtgcagctatgatccctcaactaaaaattcattaccattggtccctcaactttaattcaacttgagaaatgatcccttaactttaacccaattgtagcaatagtctaTCCAACATAActtgttttgacaaaaattttgatgttgttgacgaaaatgaccataattacacactttgatgagttgagagaccctaattatataaatggttattccaacataacttatgttgacaaaattttgacgaaattgatgaaaatgactatagctacaaattttgataaattgagggaccaatgataatgaatttttagttgagggaccattgattcaatttaattaaaattgaggactattgctacaatttactcttaaaaatagttgaagaaTTTTCAATCCTGAACCCTCCCACCCCCAATGGATCTGAAATCTCcttctccttttccttctccttctccttctccctgTGCTGATGAGATTGAAAATATTATCAGTGTAAGAGGAGATGGATTCAGTTCTCTTCCTCAAGATGTGGTTCATCACATTCTGTCCCCTCTTCCCATTTCAGACGTCATTCGAGTAGGAAGCTCGTCGAAAAAATACAGACAAATTTGTTCATCATCTTCCTCGTTGAATTTCGTTGCATTTCCTTCCGAATCTACGGCTACCTTCGAAAAACGGTCGGAGCTGCTGTCTTCCTTGGACAGCTTCTTATTACGCCGCGGCAATCACAGGGTACAAAACTTTCATCTCGACTGGGATTGTCAGTACCACTGTGGGAGAGAAACCAACATCCCAAAGTGCTGGGATGTCGAAACGTCTCGAGTTTTCTCTTGGATTCGCAACGCTGTCGATTGCCATGTCCAAAATCTTTCTGTTTCGTTTCGAACTGCGGTCGTACCTTTCTTGCAGTTTGCTTTTGGTGGGAGCCCCCAGACGGAGTTTCCTTCCGATGTCTTAACAGGTAGATCTTTGAGGTCTGTAGATCTAGACATGAAGTTTGCAACTATAAAGGCTCGCAACTTGTCTCTCAGTCATCATGTATCTAATTTATTACGGTTACATTTGAAAAATGTGACTGTCGAAGATGATGAGGCGTTTTGCAAATGGATTTCCTTAGCCTGCATATTTATCAAGGATTTGGTGCTTGAAGATGTGCATGGTTTAGGAAACATCGCCGTTGAAAGCGCGTCGATGGAATTGTTCAAGGTTCACTTTCCCTCTTCTGCTAGCCTCTGCCATGTCCATATATCAGGTGAGAAACTTGAACGTATAGGTATAACTTGGACTTTTAGGACCGCCCAACGTAAGAGCAAGTCGTTGAAAATTTCCGCTCCAAATCTGAAGTATCTGAGATGGTCTGGGAACATGATGAGCCATCAGAATCTGGGGGAATTCAATTTTTTGGAAAATGTAGATCTTGATCTCGACGAGTACGGAGTATACTACATGGACAACACCACATCACATCAGTTCCTCTCCAGTATTCAGGGTGTTAAGAGTCTTACTTTAAACCAGTGGAGTTTAAAGGTAATGGATCAATCCAGTGCATAAAATTGTTTTACAAGTTGCTTAATTTAAtttagatttttattaaatgttttGGGTTCCCTTGTTTGATGTTGTAGACTTTGTTCAAGGAAGGTTGCACGCCACCACCACTGCTCAATGTTTCGTATTTAGGTATGAGTATTCAGGACTTTTGTGATGAAAGCCTAGTCCCAACGATGGTCACTCTTTTCAAAAGCCTCCCTAATTTGCATACTTTGGAGATAATTCAGCTCAATGAGACTGGAGTTCTAAATGGTCTAACTGAACTCTCTCTCAAAGACAGGGTATGTTGCAAATCTTAGTACTTATTTCATTATATTTtggtatgcatatgtttatggGAATGTTCGATTGATTTGCTTGTTTGTTATTTCTCAGATCAATGACGTAAGGATAGAGGTGTCTTACGGGGTTCATTTGATCGAGTTTGTGAGGTATATCCTTGAGCGTGCTCAGATATTGAAAAAATTGGTTGTCATTTGTTCATCCAAATAACCAAGTTTGGTAGGAGAAATATATAGAAGCGTGAGTTTGTAAGAGCATGTATTGTAATGTACGGTTGTGAGAATGTGGAGTGTAGTCTGATTCAACAAACAATGGAGAGGAGGTCAGGTGGATGATTTGTGAAGGTGCCGCTGATTGGCTGATGCTTTAGCTAATTTTGGTGCAGATCATGATGCATATTACTGGTGGTTCAACGGTTCTTCATGTAAACTTCTGCTTATATTCGTCATCTTTCTGCTTGTACCAATTATCCTTCCATATGATTTTTATCGTATGTTTTCTTTGTATGTGGAGTTGATTTTTAATTCCCTTGTTGTATTACTTGCTATCTGTTTTCCTCAACGGACTTGGTTTTACGTCTCTCTCGTTTGTATTTctccttttattttaatttgatttatggGGGCGGATAAGACTCACAGAAGCATTTTAGCCTTACCTTGGCCACAAATTTGGCTTCCACATCAGCAGCGGGTTTCGAATCCGAGACctccaatttttagttttaaggaaGCCTTGTAATCCGTCATTTACCACTGGACTACCAGCTCGTGATTCaaacttatttcttattggtgacaatcattttatttgtaaatttaatctaTAAATTCAGTTTACCTAACATTACTCTCGTGTTAAATGGTAAAAGCTTAGGAGGTCACATGACTACCGCATGCGTGCTGTGCGTATGCATTATGCTAGTCTGAGCAATCAGTAAAGCCCATGGGCTTGTTGGACCCAAGATTTTGCgctgtaaattttttttctttcaacaaaCTATATTACTGTACTAATATAGTAATATTTACTTCACGAACTTTttgagtaaaactcaaattttaagttCTAAACTTATCTCAATTTGCTCTAACCTTTGggccaaatatgagttttaactcaGAATTCCTCCCTGAGTTAGTGGCTAGCCcaccatatatgtgtgtgtgtgtttttttttttttttatttatgaattcaGTAAATCGAACAGTTaagatctaatatgatcaaatctaacTGTAACAAAAAGATCTAGGGGTCCAAATTTAATTTcaatggctaaaataattaagaaaaaaaattctatcatgtgtttcatattcctttagtgttccacgagtttcatgatgtcggtttagtgattttttaatatctatcggaatctaaatatttttagactaaaatgttcataaaattaaattaagatagtctatgaaattattttttaaaaagttacttttaagaaaaattattctaaatttATACTTTAATAATCTCTGGCTAAAAATTTAACATATAAGGGTCGGAACAGAAAAATTGTTTCTAGGTTAAAACTAAACTCTCTGGattaaaatttttaagttttaacccaatgGTTAGAGATGATCTAAGAGGGAGGGGTGGACTTAACCTTATAATAAGATAGCAatatgtggtttaaattcgcctttgacgaTAATCAAATTTAAGATCTCTCATTTATATGTGAAGATTAATACAACTAGACCATAATACTGTAAAAGTTCTTTTATTGTCAAgaccaaaaggaaaaaggaaaaagcgTTTTTGTCTTGTGCAATCAAATTTAGGATTGATGTTGCCAAACAAAATGTTGTCTGGCGAGATTGTAAAATGAGCAGACTACAGCTATTGCACGACGTATTAATTAGTCCTCCAGGCTCCAGCGCGTGGTCTCATTCGTTTGGTACTAATACATGCTCACACCCGAAGTgtgtgtgaaattttttaattttgtttttaaaattgaaagaaagaggaagagagtgaaagAGAACATGTGagtggagagaaagagagtgagaaatgtttttttttttttttttttaaattagatatGTTAAAATCACATGTAGGTGAagcttaaacaaaaaatagtaaaattttgatttgtgaAATTATGCCTTTAACTTTTTTGTTGTAATAGAAGACTAAATAgttttttcactctcttttggttgacaaagagggttctattaatatgtagtttagataaaCCATagactttgttgatgcacaaaatcgagtCGATCTTGGatcaacgtaaatccgaccataaATCACACAAACACACAGGAACACAAAGATATATCATAGTTCATCCCAAGTTGAGGCTATGTCTACCCTGGCGTCGATCTGGTTTCACTATGTATTGAGGCTAGGGTTTGCTTTCTTTGCCATATTTGCCATCCTTCTAAAGAGAGGATGAaggatcccttttatagaataagggttttcttcctctcttacaTACATCATGGCCTAAGGAGTGAGCCCAAATATTAAgacccaatatatggtacaacaGACTTCAAGTTTCTACCGAGTGACAACTCCTACTTTCTATAAGTGCATGTGTGTGAGCTGTCGGACACTTGCACGTGATCGAGATATTTTATCGCATATATTATTATGCGATGAGTGAAACAAGGATCAAAACTACAACGATTACTGTTAAAATTCTTTGTCTTGTGTTCTCATCAAAGCTAATTTGTACACAAGTAACACCACAACACATAATTTCAAGTTTTGTAGATGCACCGCTCTTACATtaattatgtttattttttagtgCAAGCAATATTCTATATTAATCCACACCAAGAAGGACAAGGGAGGTTTGAACCCGAAATGCAGTGAGTTAAAAAAGAAGATCGTAATCGATAGAGGAAAGTCTTAATTACCAAATCAATCCACCATGTacatttcataaaaataaatttaattatagttGATATTTGCTTAATGGGGTAGGATCCGAGAACATACATTTTGACACACATTTTTGTGGCTCCAATTATGTAGCTTTTTTCAAGGATCATCCTTGCGAAATGGAATTTATGACATttatttgtagtgaagaaaattaaCGAATACAGTTCTACAACGAACACTAATTTAATCCAACAACCATAAGATTTTAGATTTGGATAATTTTCTATAGAGATGATATTCGAGAGAATACATAAGAATAGACGTTGTATAACCCTAGAACTAGTTAAAACCCAATGTAATTGGACATAGGATGGCGATGATTGGGTCCAAAGCCACCAATAATTCACAACTAACCACTTGATTCGTGGCCTTTGTTTGGTAGTCGATTCGACTTCATGTATAcgtatataatataattgtacTATACTATCAAGTTGGGCAGAGGAGACCAGTATCCACTCCCATCCCATTGTACTATACTACCCTCAACCGGGAATGTGATTAGAAGCTTAATTAATACACATTTTCTGGTTTTTGATTTTAATAGACCTGTCACTTTTCTCTCCAGCCAACTTAAACGACAAAGGTCCATACATGGCTTAATTAAATATCAATCCATTTCTGTTTATGTTTTATTATTAGCTTAATTTACAACTATTAATCTCAGCCACTTGATTTTGAATCATATACCCATGATTTTGTGTCTTATTTTTGGTGCATGCCTGAAATTCATTAGACTATTCTTGCTGAATTGTATTCTGATGTCAAATCCTAAACATaatctttctatatccttatttttttagttaactCTAGTAATTTCTACTCTAAGGTATATTCAGTTACGTCAAGAGATTTGTATTCAGGGACATATTTATTAATGAACCTTGGTGGTTTCGGAACCCTCTAAAAGCTTAGAAAAGCATCTATGAGGACCTTTGAGCACCACTCGACGGTCTAGGCAGGTGCTTGTTTTAGAACTCCATGAATTGCAGTGTTGTAGCGAGTACAAGTTtaacaaagaagatgaagaagttttaactttgtttttaataaCTTAGTCAAAACGGTGTCGTTTTGAATCAtgccatttaaaaaataaataaactctcTCTTTTTGTCTAAAAACGTGAAGCCCATTATTTTTCATGCAATTCCCTCATTtaattaagggtaaattacatagtaacacataatgtttgaggtctattacaaccccactcaacatctttaaaacatttcactttcatacctcacgtactattttatttcaaaataataactccgttagattttccatcaatTGATCCGTTAAGCACTGACGTGATTGCCATATTTGTGTCACGtggcaatttaaaaaaaaaataaaaaaaaaacctaaatcttctttaaaaaataaaaaaaagaagatgaaaccTTATCCCCCATTttcctcctctcttctccccacAACCCCAAACCAGAAACCTTATCCCCCCTCCTCCTCATCTCTTTTcctccatcttcatcttccctctgcaaccccaaaaaaaaaaaaaaaaaccttcagtTCGTCTTCCCCTCCCTTCCTTTTCCCCTATCTTCTcctccatcttcatcttctttccaGCCCAACCCCCGCCATTGCCGGGTTCGTGAGGTGGGAGGAATGGGTGTGGATTGtgtgtagaggagggaagagggtgggtgtGGAGGGAGGGATGTGGGTTTTTGGGTGAAACACCCAGATCCCGTCTACACCGCCATTGCCGGGTTCGTGAGGTGGGAGGAATgggtgtggatttaaggagtgggggtgtgtagaggagggaagagTGTGGGTGCGAGGGTGGGTGCAGAGGGAGGGATGTGGGTTTCTGGGTGAGGTGGGTCGTGGGGGAGGGAGGGTCTCTGTGGGgagccgggggggggggggggttcacAGGGGTGTGGGTTTTCTTtcagcttttttatttttttattttataagattcaggtaaaaaaaaaagtattatttttgctacatggcacaaatgtggcagtcacgtcagcgtttaacggattaatggatgaaaaatctaacggatgtattattttgcaataaaatagtacgtgaggtatgaaattgaaatgttttaataatgttgtatggggttgtaatagacctcaaacatgaggggctactaaattaaatgatgattgtgatatacgatgagttttttttcttcatttcattggatttgcaaatttttcaaatgatgttgatgtccacatcaaatgtcaTATAAAGTggtatagaaatatgatataaaaatataatataaatagtatTACTCCCCTGACATTACGTTTTTTTGCTAATAGTGTTTTTACTCGAAACACTTTTTAAAAGCATCTGTGtttacaataaataaaaaattgtaactATTGTTTATTCATGTGACGCCGTACTTAATTTTGTTATTTCAAATGGCAAATGAAATTTATGTAAAACGtgttatgttaattaattaattgtgaTGGGCGCAGTACTGCTGTGGCTGTTAACGGCGGCATGCATAAAGACCGGCCGGCCCCAGAATGCAAGGCTTGCGATTGAGCTGGCGGACAGCCGTTTGCCGAAAGATGGGTGGCCGGAGTACTATGACGGGAAGCTAGGGAGGTACGTCGGGAAGCAGGCATGGAAGTACCAGACATGGTCGATAGCGGGGTACTTGGTGTCGAAGATGATGCTGGAAGACCCGTCTCATTTGGGCATGATAGCATTGGAGGAGGACAAGCAAATAAAACCCCTTATTAAAAGATCTGCTTCATGGACCTCCtaatttctatcatttttcTTGCTAAATGTATGCAAATGCTTGTTACAATATTGTAAGCAGGCACTTTTTAAGCATCTAGCGTTCAAGCACGTTTTATAGTTTATATTCttctttgaaaaaataaaaaactaaatataGTTGGTTATCAATCggtttcttaattttaattttttaatttgataggATAACCTATAAATGATTGACAACTTCTATATAAAACGCCATAAAATCACAAGTTCAAATTTCTGAACTTTTTTTGGTCGAAGGTAAGGGTCTGCCTTCATGTTTCCCTTTGCTTTGCCTTTGTTCAAATTTCAAACCTAGAAGAACAAAAAAGGTTTGCTGGAGAGATACGAAAAAATAAGTAGTGagatacaaaaaaatatatcatttatTCTACTTAAATTATGACATGTGAAGCACtgtttaaatatatataaataaaaaaccgtGTTTCCCACCGTCATGGGTCATCACCAAAagcttttttttgttctttttccgAACAAGCAAATTAAGTTTTGCAAGAAGCAAAGTAAGAGAGACTTGCAATGAGATGTTAAGTCTAAACTCTAAGGCCTTGTTTAGTGGGTCGGATCAGATATGTTATGTCTAATTAAATTAGACTTGTAACTCAACCAATGTTTAAATGTAATTTGAATTGGACAACACAAGATAGGTTATGAGTCCAAAATAGGATGGGTTATGTAACTCACGCTCACAGTTACAAGGACCACGGGTATGCTGTTCCCAAAATATATGTCTCCTTAGTGTCTCTTTGGTAATTTTGCGACACCTGTCCAACTCTTAACAGAGAATTAACACTGTTAAGTCCCCCTTAACAAACCTCCTCCTCTGTTATTTCTTGGTTTGCAACCACGGGTTAGAGCAAAAccaattttttagttttcattcttGCCTTCTCCTTCATAAATTGATCCAtattggaaatcaaattctacaATTTTGGATTCAAACAGAATGTTTTCCAATCTTTCCAGTTGACCCAACCCATCATGAGTTGCTTGACTTATTGCATCTTAATTTTATGTCAATTAtgataacaaatttttttattccctTCCAATTCGCGAAAATTTGTGTTGCTTGAGAGAGATTAACGATAACTGAAAAATTGATTGATGGAGAGATAAAACgagtttgaaattgaaataTTGAAAGACACAATGACTTGTTTTGACAAATTCGTTGAGATTAGCAGAGTGGACGTTCTTGGTGGCGTGTGCTCGTAGCTGGTGGCCAAGCCATCTGAATCGAAATCGTCGTTTTGAATTGTGGACTCTCGCTAGCGACGGTGAGATGTGGAGGAGTACGTGGGGTCACATAGGTATATAAACACAAAACTGTTTTGTTGATGACATGAAGAACAAGGCGGCCGGAAGATATGGAGGATGAGTCCATCGGAATGGTTCTGGTACCAGTGGGTGTCTTCATAAGAGAGGACTTAAACGTtcgaacccaaaaaaaaaaaaaattaacagtggTAATTATCTGTTACGTGTTGGATAAGTGTCGTAATATTAAATAAGAGACATGAAGGAGACATATATTTTGGGAACAGCAGACCTGTGACCAGTTACAAGACCAGTTACAAGTCTGTTTGTGCAAGGCAACTGCGCTAGGCGTGGTTTCTCTCGGTTCAACGCTCACGCTTCATCTTCTTATCTATTGATGACATCTCCTTCGTCCACACCATCTCTCTCTTCCCAGATCGGGACCATCGATGTTATCGGGCTTTGGTGGTGGATCTCACAAGTTCGCCAGAGCCAGTACAGTCCTAATGGCTTAATTAGCTTTTCAATTCCAACATATTCCGTCTACACCAGAGCCAGTACAGTCCTGTTGGCTTAGTGAGTACAAAATAATGGACACGAGTCCAGTCAAATCTCATCCAATCCAATCATATCCTGCAAGTGATATCCATACGATTCAGGACTTTTGTGATGAAAGCCTAGTCCCAACGACGGTCGCTCTTTTCAAAACCCTCCCTTATTTGCATCCTTTGGACATAACTCAGCCCGATGAGATTGGAGTTCAAATTGTTTAACTGAACTCTCTCTCAAAGACGGGGTACGTTGAAAATCTTAACTGAACTCTCACATGGCTACCGCATGCGTGTTATGTGTATACGATATACTTTATGACCAATCAGTAAAGCCCATGGGTTTGTTGGACTGAAAACTTGAGAAGCCTAAGATTTACGAACCACCAGTTGTTTTTCCTTTCTACCTTGCACCCAAAAGGCCCAAGATTTTGCGGCATAAAAAGTGCTTTTACTATGGTCACAACCAATAGGAAAAAGTGCTTTTGTGGTGTGCTGCCAGTCGCCATTAATAGCTAGTTTCGTGAGTGAGATTCTACTTTCCAGCTTCAGTTTTTAGGTCATGAAATATCAGAAACCACAGGCTGCTCATGCAATTGAAAACTACAGGAACAGGACAATTGTAATTACCTAATCAAATTGTTAATCAAGTTCAGGAACGATGGCGCCAATCAAATTGTCTTTTGGTGAGATTGCAAAGTGAGCAGACTACAGCTGTTGCGCAACTTATTCAGTCCTCCAGGCTACAGCTGTGTGGTCTCATCCATTTGAGATAAGGCATAGGCTTAAAGTTTGCACCAAGTGACAACTACACCTTTCTCGAAGTGCACGTGCGTAAGCTATACGTTACGTGATGAGTGAAACAGTGATATTAGAACGACGACGATTACAATCAAAGTTCTATACCCTACACTCTCACCAAACATAATTTGTACACAAGTAACACAACACAATTTCAAGTTTTATAGATGCATTGCTCTTACATTGATTacgttaatttttttagtataaacaatattttatactaatttatactaaagaggaagagagaggttTGAATTCAGAGAGCAATGGGTTAAAGAATAAGACCCTAATCAACAAAAAAAGTCCTAACTGCCAGGGTAATCCACCGCTTACAATACGTAAACTAACTTTAATTGTGGTTGATATTTGGTTAATGCATTAGGATTCCACGACGCACTTAGGCACACGTTTTTGTAGCTACAATTTCGTAACTTTTTTTAAGGATTCGAAatgtctatatatataattcatCATTCAAACATCATCCTTGTAAAAAATAGGCAAATTGAAAATCATTATGGCATCCATTTGTAACGAAGATAATAGACGAATACGGTTCTTCAATCAAATACTAATTTTAATCCAAGGGTCATATGTGTGcagatttgaatgattttttaaaAGATGTTTGAAAGAATACATAAAAGATAGACGGTTAGAccgttaaaataaactaaaaataagCCCCACAAAACATGTGTCAAAAAAATATATCTCCAGATCATAACCTTTTGTTAATTATTGGTTTGCTTGGCAAACACTAATTAGTGGATTAATAAGGTAGCTAGTTAACCCTAGAAATAAAATGATTAGACATAGACATAGGATGACGATGATTGGGTCCAAAACTACCAATAATCCACCGCTAACCACTTCATTAGTGGCATTTGGTTTGGTATTCGATTCCACTTCATACATACCTACGTATATAATATAgtaatgtatatatataaatatataagttGGCCAGAAGACTCCATTATCCATCCCATCATATTATACTGTACTACCAAGCTACCAAACAGATTGTTTATGACAAAAAAAGCTGCATTCGGCCCCATATATACCTCAACGGGAGATGTGATTGAtgcttaattaattaacattttcTGGTCTTTGATTTTAGAAGACCTGTCTGGCCAGccaacataaacaaaaaagtTCCATGCACGGCCTAAATAAATATCAATTCATTTCTATTTATGgggtttttctttatttaattaccttaattttcaattattaaTCTCACCCACTTGATTTTGGAGCAGTGCATATAGCTATCAACCCAAGagttttgtgttttctttttggtGCATGCCTGAAATACTTTGTATTGTAAAGTTATATACAagagttttgaattttaaaccaaaattaTCTTACTTTTGAGTTAACTTTAATGATTTTTATTCTGATTCGTGATTCGTATTCGATCACATCAAGAGATTTGTATTGAAatcaaaattagaaaatgaaGAACTGATTGATTGCTCATGTCTATCAAGGCTCCATACTTAACAAgatatttttcagtgtgaccgtcacACAATACGGTACATTACGTGTCTCTGTATAAATGGTTGGATATGTGTATTAAAAGGATAAtagcttaaaaattaaaattttctaccaCTTACGTAAAAACACATAGTGTACTATTCGTGTTTCTATCACAACCAGTGGACAAGCCAGAATTTTTCGGGGGAAGGGGCGAACTTAAAAGAATACaaagttaaagaaaaatggcaacaattaaattttttaatatagtaata
Above is a window of Malus sylvestris chromosome 15, drMalSylv7.2, whole genome shotgun sequence DNA encoding:
- the LOC126605989 gene encoding uncharacterized protein LOC126605989 codes for the protein MDLKSPSPFPSPSPSPCADEIENIISVRGDGFSSLPQDVVHHILSPLPISDVIRVGSSSKKYRQICSSSSSLNFVAFPSESTATFEKRSELLSSLDSFLLRRGNHRVQNFHLDWDCQYHCGRETNIPKCWDVETSRVFSWIRNAVDCHVQNLSVSFRTAVVPFLQFAFGGSPQTEFPSDVLTGRSLRSVDLDMKFATIKARNLSLSHHVSNLLRLHLKNVTVEDDEAFCKWISLACIFIKDLVLEDVHGLGNIAVESASMELFKVHFPSSASLCHVHISGEKLERIGITWTFRTAQRKSKSLKISAPNLKYLRWSGNMMSHQNLGEFNFLENVDLDLDEYGVYYMDNTTSHQFLSSIQGVKSLTLNQWSLKTLFKEGCTPPPLLNVSYLGMSIQDFCDESLVPTMVTLFKSLPNLHTLEIIQLNETGVLNGLTELSLKDRINDVRIEVSYGVHLIEFVRYILERAQILKKLVVICSSK